A stretch of the Pseudomonas helvetica genome encodes the following:
- a CDS encoding nucleotidyltransferase domain-containing protein codes for MVSIAVQEEVRDRLRRAENEHDVKVLLAVESGSRAWGFASPNSDYDARFIYVNKPEWYLSVGLEEQRDVIEYPIVDDMDINGWDLRKALRLFWKSNPGFVEWLQSTIVYEHSGSFHERAKELLPLVYSVESGIYHYRSMAKTNYRGYLQTPQVPLKKYFYVLRPLLSVRWLEQFHKPAPIEFDKLRGVIEDEPGLQQAIDDLLAIKRTSPEMGLSPQIMPIQQFIERELHRLEAIKPNRSERKEVEPLLSELFRSVLKETWG; via the coding sequence ATGGTTTCTATCGCTGTTCAGGAAGAAGTTCGAGACCGCCTTCGCCGTGCCGAGAACGAGCACGACGTGAAGGTGCTTTTAGCCGTTGAATCAGGCAGTCGCGCCTGGGGATTTGCCTCTCCGAATAGCGACTACGACGCACGCTTCATCTACGTCAATAAACCTGAGTGGTATTTGTCTGTCGGCCTTGAGGAACAACGCGACGTCATCGAGTATCCGATCGTTGACGACATGGACATCAATGGCTGGGATCTGCGCAAGGCGTTGAGGCTATTCTGGAAGTCCAATCCAGGTTTTGTGGAGTGGCTGCAGTCCACCATCGTTTACGAACACTCAGGATCCTTTCACGAGCGGGCCAAGGAGTTGCTGCCGCTGGTGTACTCGGTCGAAAGTGGCATCTACCATTATCGCAGCATGGCCAAAACCAACTACAGGGGGTATTTGCAGACCCCTCAAGTACCGCTGAAAAAGTATTTTTACGTACTGCGCCCCTTGTTATCGGTGCGGTGGCTGGAACAGTTTCATAAGCCCGCCCCCATCGAGTTTGACAAGCTGCGCGGAGTCATCGAAGACGAGCCCGGACTCCAGCAGGCTATCGATGACTTGCTTGCAATAAAACGCACGTCTCCCGAGATGGGGCTATCGCCCCAGATCATGCCCATCCAGCAATTCATTGAGCGTGAACTGCATCGACTCGAGGCCATCAAGCCGAACCGTAGCGAACGCAAAGAGGTTGAGCCATTACTTTCCGAACTGTTTCGCTCTGTACTGAAAGAAACGTGGGGATGA
- a CDS encoding DUF4156 domain-containing protein — translation MLIPRTLIRISLSTVLLGLIGCAPTSTVGPIANTVRITHNEPGSECQFLGDVTGSQGDFLLGSITGNANLETGARNDLKNKAAAMGGNRVYLLTQRAGQTGSDNRLEQTNVTLSGNVYRCP, via the coding sequence ATGCTTATCCCCCGTACCCTTATTCGCATCAGTTTGTCCACCGTATTGCTTGGACTGATAGGTTGCGCACCTACATCTACTGTGGGTCCCATCGCCAACACCGTACGCATAACTCATAACGAGCCTGGCTCCGAATGCCAGTTCCTGGGAGACGTTACAGGTAGTCAGGGCGACTTTCTGCTGGGCAGTATTACTGGGAACGCCAACCTGGAGACCGGAGCCCGTAATGACCTGAAAAACAAAGCAGCAGCAATGGGGGGCAATCGGGTTTATCTGCTAACTCAACGAGCGGGCCAAACCGGTTCGGACAACCGATTGGAGCAAACCAACGTTACCCTTTCAGGAAATGTTTATCGCTGTCCTTAA
- a CDS encoding OprD family outer membrane porin encodes MYPRLLLAVTLASGTQAFAQPFPQEQAQVNAPGFLEGSTLDLNLRHYYSNQHTKRTTHLSIKKPGGIEPTRIRETWVQASMLKYSSGYTQGLIGVGMDAGIFSAVNLERGHGKVANGGDRVLVDGDGDAIPTWSRLGIGDVRVRLSNTELKAGRLMTDNPILRYKDNRALPSSFQGVGLLSNELDWLSIQGGSFERAIPRTGTGAEKLTTTFGNRAYSGARISYLGATVKPGYGLEASVYASRFEDMWDQTYVGVTHRMGDQDNLALKTAFNYYHTSDSGKKNLGYIDNNAASLAFTTTHQAHSLTLAWQQIFGNEYFDYVWESTGNYMANSLYADYNGPNEKSWQLRYDLDFTTYGVPGLTASLWHAKGWDIDGTHYDGDRYGRNTGYNVRGLDDAKHSENGLMLGYIIQSGKLKNSVLRTIVYNHLASGGQIDGSYDEFRIVANVPINLF; translated from the coding sequence ATGTATCCACGTCTTTTGCTGGCCGTCACTTTGGCATCCGGCACCCAGGCTTTCGCTCAGCCATTCCCCCAAGAGCAGGCCCAGGTTAACGCGCCAGGCTTTCTGGAAGGCAGTACCCTGGACCTGAACCTGCGTCACTACTATTCCAACCAGCACACCAAACGCACCACTCACCTGAGCATCAAGAAACCCGGCGGCATCGAGCCCACCCGTATTCGCGAAACCTGGGTGCAGGCGAGCATGCTCAAGTACAGCTCCGGCTATACCCAGGGCCTGATCGGCGTCGGCATGGATGCAGGGATCTTCAGTGCCGTAAACCTGGAGCGCGGCCACGGAAAGGTGGCCAACGGCGGCGACCGGGTGCTGGTAGACGGCGATGGCGATGCGATTCCCACCTGGAGTCGCCTAGGTATAGGTGATGTGCGTGTTCGCCTGTCCAACACCGAGCTCAAGGCCGGCCGGCTAATGACCGACAATCCGATCCTGCGCTACAAGGACAACCGCGCCCTGCCCTCCAGCTTCCAGGGCGTGGGCCTGCTCAGCAACGAACTCGACTGGCTGTCGATACAGGGCGGCAGCTTCGAACGGGCGATTCCGCGCACCGGCACCGGCGCCGAAAAGCTGACCACCACCTTCGGCAACCGCGCCTACAGTGGCGCGCGCATCAGCTACCTGGGGGCCACGGTCAAACCGGGTTATGGGCTGGAAGCCAGCGTCTACGCCTCGCGTTTCGAAGACATGTGGGACCAGACCTACGTCGGCGTTACGCACCGCATGGGCGACCAGGATAATCTGGCCCTCAAGACTGCCTTCAACTACTACCACACCAGTGATTCAGGCAAGAAGAACCTCGGCTACATCGACAACAACGCCGCCAGCCTGGCCTTCACCACCACTCACCAGGCCCATAGCCTGACGCTTGCCTGGCAGCAAATATTCGGCAACGAGTACTTTGACTATGTGTGGGAATCCACTGGCAACTACATGGCCAACTCGTTATACGCGGACTACAACGGCCCCAACGAAAAGTCCTGGCAACTGCGCTACGACCTGGACTTCACGACCTACGGAGTCCCTGGTCTCACCGCCAGCCTGTGGCACGCCAAAGGCTGGGACATCGACGGCACCCACTACGACGGCGACCGCTACGGCCGCAATACCGGCTACAACGTACGCGGCCTGGACGACGCCAAACACAGCGAAAACGGTTTGATGCTGGGCTATATCATCCAGTCCGGAAAACTCAAAAACTCGGTGCTGCGCACCATCGTCTACAACCACCTCGCCAGCGGCGGGCAGATTGACGGCAGTTACGACGAGTTCCGCATCGTCGCCAACGTGCCGATCAACCTATTCTGA
- a CDS encoding DUF6124 family protein, with the protein MHKVTPDSVETPGTSPYASTDSKKLHAAAARALDHYLKPPFVEAPLSDKRPSNIFTVIPDLDNETLLAHASETLASLNVMASDLAFELEGTRRHVALAIQQMISLGELLVNRALDNFDQPEAP; encoded by the coding sequence ATGCACAAGGTCACTCCCGATTCCGTAGAAACCCCAGGCACTTCCCCTTACGCCTCCACCGATTCCAAAAAACTCCACGCCGCCGCCGCGCGGGCGCTGGATCATTACCTCAAGCCGCCGTTTGTTGAGGCGCCGCTGTCCGATAAGCGTCCTTCCAATATTTTTACGGTGATTCCTGATCTGGATAACGAGACGCTGTTGGCGCATGCCTCGGAAACGTTGGCGTCGCTGAATGTGATGGCCAGTGATTTGGCGTTTGAGCTGGAGGGCACACGTCGGCATGTGGCGTTGGCGATTCAGCAGATGATTTCGTTGGGGGAGTTGTTGGTGAATCGGGCGTTGGATAATTTTGATCAGCCGGAGGCGCCGTAG
- a CDS encoding methylated-DNA--[protein]-cysteine S-methyltransferase, with translation MSYVFKLMKSPVGTLTLVAKGSKLCAILWENDKPDRVRLGPLHEDIHSPVLLEAEHQLNQYFAGERDCFELELDFAGTDFQQKVWQALLTIPFGETRSYSQIAVQIGNPKAVRAVGAANGKNPISIVAPCHRVIGASGSLTGFAGGLGVKQFLLGLEGKETLQLDF, from the coding sequence ATGTCGTACGTATTCAAACTGATGAAATCCCCCGTCGGCACCCTCACCCTGGTCGCCAAAGGCAGCAAGCTCTGCGCAATCCTCTGGGAGAACGACAAACCCGACCGCGTTCGCCTTGGCCCGTTGCACGAAGATATCCACAGCCCGGTGTTGCTGGAAGCTGAGCACCAGCTCAATCAGTACTTTGCGGGTGAGCGGGATTGCTTTGAGCTGGAGCTTGATTTTGCTGGCACCGATTTTCAGCAGAAGGTTTGGCAGGCGCTGCTGACGATACCGTTTGGGGAGACGCGCAGTTATAGCCAGATTGCGGTGCAGATTGGTAACCCGAAAGCGGTTCGGGCAGTGGGGGCGGCGAATGGGAAGAATCCGATTTCGATTGTTGCGCCTTGCCATCGGGTGATTGGGGCTTCGGGGAGTTTGACCGGGTTTGCGGGAGGGTTGGGGGTGAAGCAGTTTTTGTTGGGGTTGGAGGGGAAGGAGACGTTGCAACTGGATTTTTGA
- a CDS encoding GNAT family N-acetyltransferase, with translation MPASSDQKTAVVLCAASNSDLEDLVAIRIEAMRESLERLGRFDPNRARERFLSGFDVNSTRRIVVSGDLVGFVVIKNHQGELLLDHLYVIPGAQGLGIGSEVLTRIFREADEIGRPIKVGALKESASNRFYTRHGFVFVESGEFDNYYVRANSNAVSP, from the coding sequence ATGCCAGCTTCCTCTGATCAAAAAACCGCTGTCGTTTTATGCGCAGCTTCAAATAGTGACTTGGAGGATCTGGTAGCCATTCGGATTGAGGCTATGCGCGAAAGCCTTGAGCGGCTCGGGCGATTTGATCCTAATCGTGCGCGTGAACGATTTCTTAGTGGGTTCGACGTTAACAGCACACGCCGCATAGTGGTATCAGGTGATCTAGTCGGCTTTGTCGTCATAAAAAACCATCAGGGCGAGCTGCTACTTGACCACTTGTATGTCATACCCGGCGCTCAAGGATTAGGAATAGGCTCTGAAGTTCTCACTCGGATTTTCAGAGAGGCTGATGAAATCGGGCGTCCTATTAAGGTTGGCGCACTCAAGGAAAGCGCTTCAAATCGTTTCTACACTCGACATGGCTTCGTATTTGTCGAGAGCGGCGAGTTTGATAATTACTATGTCCGCGCCAACAGTAATGCCGTTAGCCCGTAA
- a CDS encoding response regulator transcription factor has protein sequence MHIHLLLVEDNIDLANTVIEYLEITGIVCDHASDGQMGLNLALAQHYDVILLDIMLPRLDGQQLCKKLREQGNQTPILMLTSLDALADKLASFSVGADDYLVKPFELPELVARIRALSLRRSGQASRLQVADLIMDLSTRKVSRNGQELHLSPTGWTLLECLMRASPVPVNRERLEAAIWGDELPDSNTLKVHMHRLRKAVDKDFDVALIQTLPGIGVQLGATCAKA, from the coding sequence GTGCATATTCATCTGTTGTTGGTCGAAGACAACATCGACCTGGCGAACACTGTCATCGAATACCTGGAAATCACCGGGATCGTCTGCGACCACGCCAGTGACGGGCAAATGGGTTTGAACCTGGCACTTGCTCAGCACTACGACGTGATCTTGCTCGACATCATGCTGCCGCGCCTGGACGGTCAGCAGCTGTGTAAAAAGCTGCGCGAACAGGGCAATCAGACGCCGATCCTGATGCTCACCTCGCTGGATGCCCTGGCCGACAAACTCGCCAGTTTCTCGGTCGGGGCCGACGACTATCTGGTCAAGCCGTTCGAACTGCCGGAACTGGTTGCGCGGATCCGCGCCCTGAGCCTGCGCCGCAGTGGCCAGGCCAGCCGGCTGCAAGTTGCGGACCTGATCATGGACCTTTCAACGCGCAAGGTCAGTCGCAACGGGCAGGAGCTGCACCTGTCACCGACCGGCTGGACGTTGCTCGAATGCCTGATGCGCGCCAGCCCCGTGCCGGTCAACCGCGAACGCCTGGAAGCAGCGATCTGGGGCGACGAACTGCCGGACAGCAACACGCTCAAGGTGCACATGCACCGTCTGCGCAAGGCGGTCGACAAAGACTTCGATGTGGCGTTGATCCAGACGTTGCCCGGTATCGGCGTTCAGTTGGGGGCGACATGCGCAAAGGCCTGA